From the Chitinolyticbacter meiyuanensis genome, one window contains:
- a CDS encoding LOG family protein, which produces MSLKEKLPDFVDPSVNADKHGFRAREAWRVFEIMSEFVEATERLQAIQPAVSIFGSARTPRDHAYYKLTEEIARLLSDAGFAVISGGGPGIMEAANRGAYYGKSPSVGLNIQLPHEQSGNPYQDVSQTFRHFFARKVMFVKHASAYVVMPGGFGTLDELTEALTLIQTGKTRKIPVILVGKAFWQGLVDWIGSTLVDERMISAADMDLLQMIDEPRAIVEAIFDFYETRGFEMSSAEREMQFSL; this is translated from the coding sequence ATGAGCCTGAAAGAGAAACTCCCCGATTTCGTCGACCCCAGCGTCAATGCGGATAAACACGGTTTTCGTGCGCGCGAGGCGTGGCGGGTTTTCGAGATCATGTCGGAATTCGTCGAAGCCACCGAGCGCTTGCAGGCGATCCAGCCTGCGGTATCGATCTTCGGCTCGGCGCGAACCCCGCGTGACCACGCGTATTATAAGCTCACCGAGGAGATCGCCCGGTTGTTGTCCGATGCCGGTTTTGCGGTGATCTCCGGGGGCGGCCCCGGCATCATGGAGGCGGCCAACCGCGGCGCGTACTACGGCAAGAGCCCGAGCGTGGGGCTCAACATCCAGCTGCCGCACGAGCAGAGCGGCAATCCCTACCAGGATGTGTCGCAGACCTTCCGCCACTTCTTCGCCCGCAAGGTGATGTTCGTGAAGCACGCCAGCGCCTACGTGGTGATGCCGGGGGGCTTTGGCACGCTGGACGAGCTGACCGAGGCGCTGACGCTGATCCAGACCGGCAAGACGCGCAAGATCCCGGTCATCCTGGTTGGCAAGGCCTTCTGGCAGGGGCTGGTCGACTGGATCGGCAGCACGCTGGTGGACGAGCGCATGATCTCGGCAGCCGACATGGACCTGCTCCAGATGATCGACGAGCCACGTGCCATCGTCGAGGCGATCTTCGATTTCTACGAAACGCGCGGCTTCGAGATGAGTTCGGCCGAGCGCGAAATGCAATTCAGCCTGTGA
- the ftsX gene encoding permease-like cell division protein FtsX, with protein sequence MKHWFRLNALAFGHTLAAMVRHPVNHGLNLLVIAIAAAFPFGFYLLLTSVADVAAHMPVEPQLSIFLKPAASAGEVGAVKELLARDGRVANARFVGKDEALKGLQARVGSDDLLAGLAENPLPDAFLVTTRSDASAAALDALKAEIAKLPGIDEVQLDSAWAQRLERLIRVGEGLLQVIIVLLAVALALITGNAIRMQILTRRDEIEVAKLIGATDAFIRRPFLYAAAMQGLIGGLLACGIVGAALHWLNPTVAELASAYGQRFALHLPGPLEIGAVCLTTVLLSLVGAWLAVWRHLRRFF encoded by the coding sequence ATGAAACACTGGTTCCGCCTGAACGCCCTCGCCTTCGGCCACACGCTGGCCGCCATGGTGCGCCACCCGGTCAACCACGGGCTCAACCTGCTGGTGATCGCCATCGCCGCCGCCTTCCCGTTCGGCTTCTACCTGCTGCTGACGAGTGTCGCCGATGTAGCCGCCCACATGCCGGTGGAACCGCAACTGTCGATCTTCCTCAAGCCCGCAGCGAGCGCTGGCGAGGTCGGCGCGGTGAAGGAGCTGCTGGCGCGTGATGGACGCGTCGCCAATGCCCGCTTCGTCGGCAAGGACGAAGCGCTGAAAGGGCTGCAGGCGCGAGTCGGCAGCGATGATCTTTTGGCCGGCCTCGCCGAGAACCCGCTGCCCGATGCCTTCTTGGTCACCACGCGCAGCGATGCCAGCGCGGCGGCACTCGATGCGCTGAAGGCGGAAATCGCCAAGTTGCCGGGCATCGACGAGGTGCAGCTCGATTCGGCGTGGGCACAGCGGCTGGAGCGGCTGATCCGGGTGGGCGAAGGGCTCTTGCAGGTCATCATCGTGCTGCTCGCGGTAGCGCTGGCACTGATCACCGGCAACGCCATCCGCATGCAGATCCTCACCCGCCGCGACGAGATCGAAGTGGCCAAGCTGATCGGCGCCACCGACGCCTTCATCCGCCGCCCCTTCCTCTATGCCGCCGCCATGCAGGGCCTGATCGGCGGCCTGCTTGCCTGCGGCATCGTCGGGGCAGCGCTGCACTGGCTCAACCCGACCGTCGCCGAACTGGCCAGTGCCTATGGCCAGCGCTTCGCGCTGCACCTGCCGGGACCGCTGGAAATCGGCGCCGTCTGCCTTACCACGGTGCTGCTCAGCCTCGTCGGCGCCTGGCTCGCCGTCTGGCGTCATCTACGCCGCTTCTTCTGA
- the holA gene encoding DNA polymerase III subunit delta yields MRAEELPRHLARGLAPLYTIHGDEAFLAIEAAQAVRDTARNAGYSEREVLTVESGFAWSQLGMIANSFSLFAEQKLVELRIPTGKPGVEGAKVIEAYCTNLPPDTITLVQLPKLDRTAQNGKWFQALAGAGEVVEAKPVERSQLPAWIAQRLAAQQQRMSSEALDFLADRVEGNLFAAHQEVLKLGLLHPEGELNIDAVQQAVANVARFDVFQLGTTLLAGDAERFVRMLQGLKAEGEAPHLILWAMAEEIRTLVRIGQGRSRGMPMAQLLKDNRVWGDKQRLIDGALSRVNASRLRAAQALATRIDQLNKGIGQGEVWDELLQLGLLLMGRSLLRNH; encoded by the coding sequence ATGCGCGCTGAGGAACTGCCCCGCCACCTGGCGCGTGGCCTCGCCCCGCTGTACACCATTCACGGCGACGAGGCCTTTCTTGCCATCGAGGCGGCGCAGGCGGTGCGCGACACAGCCCGCAATGCCGGTTATTCCGAACGCGAAGTGCTGACGGTGGAGAGCGGGTTTGCCTGGTCACAACTGGGCATGATCGCCAATTCCTTCTCGCTGTTCGCCGAGCAGAAGCTGGTCGAGCTGCGCATCCCCACCGGCAAGCCGGGTGTCGAAGGCGCCAAGGTCATCGAGGCGTACTGCACCAATCTGCCGCCCGATACCATCACGCTGGTGCAGCTGCCCAAGCTCGATCGCACCGCACAGAACGGCAAGTGGTTCCAGGCCCTCGCTGGCGCTGGTGAAGTGGTTGAGGCCAAGCCAGTGGAGCGCAGCCAGCTCCCGGCCTGGATCGCCCAGCGCCTGGCGGCGCAGCAGCAGCGCATGAGCAGCGAAGCACTCGATTTTCTTGCCGATCGCGTCGAAGGCAATCTGTTCGCCGCCCACCAGGAAGTACTGAAACTCGGCCTGCTGCATCCGGAAGGCGAGCTCAACATCGACGCCGTGCAGCAGGCGGTGGCCAACGTCGCCCGCTTCGACGTGTTCCAGCTCGGCACCACGCTGCTCGCCGGCGACGCCGAACGCTTCGTGCGCATGCTGCAGGGCCTCAAGGCCGAAGGCGAAGCGCCGCATCTGATCCTCTGGGCCATGGCCGAGGAAATCCGTACGCTGGTGCGCATCGGCCAGGGCCGCAGCCGCGGCATGCCGATGGCGCAGCTCCTGAAGGACAACCGCGTGTGGGGCGACAAGCAGCGGCTGATCGACGGCGCGCTCAGTCGCGTCAACGCCAGCCGGTTGCGCGCAGCACAGGCGCTCGCTACCCGCATCGATCAGTTGAACAAGGGCATCGGCCAAGGGGAAGTGTGGGATGAGCTGCTGCAGCTCGGCCTGCTGCTGATGGGCCGCTCGCTGCTCCGCAACCACTAG
- a CDS encoding DUF2782 domain-containing protein, protein MSRTLIPALLLAAALGPLAQAAEDPPPPPMPPEGGDGAAIEEPEVRIVEKDDATIAEYRMHGKLYMMKVTPKVGVPYYLIDREGNGRFDRMDTGGSNISVPRWVLFEW, encoded by the coding sequence ATGTCCCGTACCCTGATTCCCGCCCTGCTGCTGGCCGCTGCGCTGGGCCCGCTGGCGCAGGCCGCCGAAGACCCGCCGCCGCCGCCGATGCCACCGGAAGGTGGAGACGGCGCCGCGATCGAAGAGCCCGAGGTGCGCATCGTCGAGAAGGACGATGCCACGATTGCCGAGTACCGGATGCACGGCAAGCTCTACATGATGAAGGTCACGCCCAAGGTCGGGGTGCCGTACTACCTGATCGACCGCGAGGGCAACGGACGTTTCGACCGGATGGATACCGGCGGCAGCAATATCTCGGTGCCGCGCTGGGTGCTGTTCGAGTGGTAA
- the ftsE gene encoding cell division ATP-binding protein FtsE produces MIQFQQVSKRYPGGFDAVKNLSFEIQTGELVFLAGHSGAGKSTLLKLIAGIEKPSSGAVLVNNQNVARLGRKALPYVRRHLGLIFQDHKILYDRSVYDNVRLPLDIIGFDGREVKRRVLAALDKVGLAGKEKLNPVALSGGEQQRLCIARAVVHRPAILLADEPTANLDRDYAHDILELFKSFHQVGVTLVISAHDETLMADYGRRILRLKHGEFTA; encoded by the coding sequence ATGATCCAGTTCCAGCAAGTCAGCAAGCGCTATCCCGGCGGCTTCGATGCCGTGAAGAACCTCAGCTTCGAGATCCAGACTGGCGAACTGGTGTTCCTCGCCGGCCACTCGGGTGCGGGCAAGTCGACGCTGCTCAAGCTGATCGCCGGGATCGAAAAGCCCTCCAGCGGCGCCGTACTGGTGAACAACCAGAACGTGGCACGGCTCGGCCGCAAGGCGCTGCCCTATGTGCGGCGCCATCTCGGGCTGATCTTCCAGGACCACAAGATCCTGTACGACCGCAGCGTGTACGACAACGTGCGCCTGCCGCTCGACATCATCGGCTTCGATGGTCGCGAGGTGAAACGCCGGGTGCTGGCCGCGCTCGACAAGGTGGGCCTCGCCGGCAAGGAGAAGCTCAACCCGGTAGCACTGTCCGGCGGCGAACAGCAGCGGCTGTGCATTGCCCGCGCAGTGGTGCACCGCCCGGCCATCCTGCTCGCCGACGAGCCGACCGCCAACCTGGACCGCGACTACGCGCACGACATCCTGGAGCTGTTCAAATCGTTCCACCAGGTGGGCGTAACGCTGGTGATCTCGGCGCACGACGAGACGCTAATGGCCGACTACGGCCGCCGCATCCTGCGCCTGAAGCACGGCGAATTCACCGCGTGA
- a CDS encoding LPS-assembly lipoprotein LptE has product MRLLALLVLAAALTACGFHLRGQGPGGQFPYSTAYVNGSGPVAAQLRQNLQLLGNVTLVSAARSGVAQVDVSNERSERKVGTLNSSGRVSEYRMFYILTYRVISPEGEELAGNSELRLNRDYTYDENNALGNEAQEQMLIRDMQQAAAQQILRRTAALARQAATRTAVTPTPQPGLPDAR; this is encoded by the coding sequence ATGCGCCTGCTTGCCCTGCTCGTCCTTGCCGCCGCGCTGACCGCCTGCGGCTTCCATCTGCGCGGCCAGGGGCCGGGCGGGCAATTCCCGTACAGCACCGCCTATGTGAACGGTTCCGGCCCGGTGGCAGCACAGCTGCGGCAGAACCTGCAGTTGCTGGGCAATGTCACGCTGGTTTCCGCCGCACGCAGCGGCGTTGCCCAGGTCGATGTGAGCAACGAGCGCAGCGAGCGCAAGGTCGGCACACTCAACAGCAGTGGCCGGGTATCCGAGTACCGGATGTTCTACATCCTCACCTATCGCGTCATCTCGCCAGAGGGTGAGGAGCTCGCAGGCAACAGCGAGCTGCGGCTGAACCGCGACTACACCTACGACGAGAACAATGCGTTGGGCAACGAAGCGCAGGAGCAGATGCTGATCCGCGACATGCAGCAGGCCGCCGCCCAGCAGATCTTGCGCCGCACCGCCGCGCTGGCGCGCCAGGCCGCGACCCGTACCGCGGTCACCCCGACGCCGCAGCCGGGCCTGCCGGATGCGCGCTGA
- the rpoH gene encoding RNA polymerase sigma factor RpoH, translating into MSHSLTLPVISGGDSIESYIQRVNAIPMLTQEEETALAARLRRDNDIEAAGRLVMSHLRVVVSIARSYAGYGLPQADLIQEGNIGLMKAVKRFDGDRGVRLFSFAVHWIKAEIHEYILRNWRLVRVATTKAQRKLFFNLRSMKSSLSALTHKEAQEIADDLGVKREEVLEMELRMSGQDVALMADDNDEDGYAPIDWLADHDNEPLATLDRRAYDRLQSAGIVEALDTLDARSRRIVEARWLADEGEGKTLHDLAAEFNVSAERIRQIEAKALQKMKQALLPA; encoded by the coding sequence ATGAGCCACAGTCTCACCCTTCCCGTCATCTCGGGCGGCGACAGCATTGAGTCGTACATCCAGCGCGTCAATGCCATCCCCATGCTCACACAGGAAGAAGAGACCGCCCTGGCCGCCCGCCTTCGTCGCGACAACGACATCGAGGCGGCCGGCCGCTTGGTGATGTCTCACCTGCGCGTGGTGGTATCCATTGCCCGCAGCTATGCCGGCTACGGCCTGCCGCAGGCCGACCTGATCCAGGAAGGCAACATCGGCTTGATGAAGGCGGTGAAGCGCTTCGACGGTGATCGTGGCGTGCGTCTGTTCTCGTTCGCCGTGCATTGGATCAAGGCCGAAATCCACGAATACATCCTGCGCAATTGGCGGCTGGTGCGCGTGGCTACCACCAAGGCGCAGCGCAAGCTGTTCTTCAACCTGCGTTCGATGAAGTCCAGCCTCTCCGCGCTGACCCACAAGGAAGCGCAGGAAATTGCTGACGACCTGGGCGTGAAGCGCGAGGAAGTTCTGGAAATGGAACTGCGCATGAGCGGCCAGGATGTGGCGCTGATGGCAGACGACAACGATGAGGACGGCTACGCCCCGATCGACTGGCTGGCCGACCACGACAATGAGCCGCTGGCCACGCTGGATCGCCGTGCCTACGACCGCCTGCAATCGGCAGGCATCGTCGAGGCGCTCGATACGCTGGACGCACGCAGCCGTCGTATCGTCGAGGCACGTTGGCTGGCCGACGAAGGTGAAGGCAAGACCCTGCACGACCTCGCCGCCGAATTCAACGTTTCGGCCGAGCGCATCCGCCAGATCGAAGCCAAGGCGCTGCAGAAGATGAAGCAGGCGCTGCTGCCAGCCTAA
- a CDS encoding FAD-binding oxidoreductase: protein MDFLNALHALLGEGGVLTGDDTAGYTLDQRRRWQGVALAVARPRSTDEVAALVRLCREHGIAIVPQGGNTSLCGAATPDESGRQLVVSLERMNRIVEVDAANNTITAEAGVTIAEVQAAARAVGRLFAAEWGAAASARVGGGLGTNAGGVNVLHYGNMRELTLGLEVVLPDGRIWNGLRGLRKDNTGYDLKHLFIGAEGTLGLITQAVFRLHPLPSATATALVTVADPAAAVGLLRGLQGEVGDRVTSFELISRRCWELLDEHCPELPHPYATLPGWSVLLELSDAGESDALLERLMEALVAQGFDDALIAQTEGDARAFWLLREGIPEAQRRRGVSIKHDIGVPISRIPDFLSRGEGALKALFPDADIVAFGHVGDGNLHYNVFLADRGKGVYAHEPAINAAVYALVAELAGTLSAEHGIGVLKRDELAHYRSEVELDLMRSIKRAFDPDNLMNPGKVLGL from the coding sequence ATGGATTTTCTGAACGCATTGCATGCGCTGCTCGGTGAGGGCGGTGTGTTGACCGGTGACGATACTGCCGGCTACACGCTTGATCAGCGTCGACGCTGGCAGGGCGTGGCACTCGCGGTGGCGCGGCCGCGCAGCACCGATGAAGTCGCGGCGCTGGTGCGGCTGTGCCGCGAGCACGGCATCGCCATCGTGCCGCAAGGTGGCAACACCAGCCTGTGCGGCGCGGCAACGCCGGATGAATCCGGGCGCCAGCTCGTGGTATCGCTGGAGCGGATGAACCGCATCGTCGAGGTCGATGCCGCCAACAACACCATCACCGCCGAGGCTGGCGTCACCATTGCCGAGGTGCAGGCCGCCGCGCGTGCTGTCGGCCGGCTGTTCGCGGCGGAATGGGGCGCCGCTGCATCGGCGCGGGTCGGTGGCGGGCTCGGCACCAACGCCGGCGGCGTCAACGTGCTGCACTACGGCAACATGCGCGAGCTGACCTTGGGTCTGGAAGTGGTGCTGCCGGATGGCCGCATCTGGAATGGCCTGCGCGGCCTGCGCAAGGACAACACCGGTTACGACCTCAAGCATTTATTCATTGGCGCCGAGGGCACGCTGGGGCTGATCACCCAGGCGGTGTTCCGGCTGCACCCGCTGCCGTCGGCGACTGCCACGGCGCTGGTCACAGTTGCCGATCCGGCCGCTGCCGTGGGCCTGCTGCGCGGTCTGCAGGGCGAGGTGGGCGATCGGGTCACCTCGTTCGAACTGATTTCGCGCCGTTGCTGGGAGCTGCTGGACGAACACTGCCCGGAGCTGCCGCACCCCTATGCCACACTGCCGGGCTGGAGCGTGTTGCTCGAGCTGTCGGATGCCGGGGAGAGCGACGCGCTGTTGGAGCGGCTGATGGAAGCGCTGGTTGCCCAGGGCTTCGACGACGCACTGATTGCACAGACCGAGGGCGATGCGCGCGCGTTCTGGCTGCTGCGCGAAGGCATCCCGGAGGCGCAACGCCGGCGCGGCGTCTCGATCAAGCACGACATCGGCGTGCCGATCTCGCGCATCCCCGATTTCCTCAGTCGCGGCGAAGGGGCGCTGAAGGCGCTGTTTCCCGATGCTGACATCGTCGCCTTCGGCCACGTGGGCGACGGCAACCTGCACTACAACGTGTTCCTCGCCGATCGCGGCAAGGGCGTGTATGCGCATGAGCCGGCAATCAACGCCGCCGTCTACGCACTGGTGGCCGAGCTGGCTGGTACGTTGTCGGCCGAGCATGGCATCGGCGTGCTCAAGCGCGATGAGCTGGCGCATTACCGCTCCGAGGTCGAGCTCGACCTGATGCGCAGCATCAAGCGCGCGTTTGATCCGGATAACCTGATGAATCCGGGCAAGGTGCTCGGCCTGTAA
- the rng gene encoding ribonuclease G codes for MKEQILVNITPQETRVATVEDGVVQDIHIERASQRGLVGNIYLGIVKRVLPGMQSAFIEIGLERAAFLHIADVIEQRQHPNEAQRIEKIVHEGQPVLVQVIKDPIGTKGARLSTQISIAGRFLVFLPQEHHIGVSQRIENGEEREHLRERLEKLLPQDHHGYIIRTSADHAADGELRADIDYLDLIWADIRQKSQIQPAKSLLFQDLSLQLRVLRDMVSEQTDDVLVDSRENFQRMTEFATSFVPDVLPRIQHYGGERPLFELYGVEAEIERALSRRVNLKFGGYLIIDQTEAMTTIDVNTGGFVGTRNFDDTIFKTNLEATHVIARQLRLRNLGGIIIVDFIDMDNDEHRRAVLDELQKALSRDRTKVTVSDFTSLGLVEITRKRTRESLAHVLCQPCPTCQGRGEIKTAETICYDILREIMREARQFNAREYRILASQNVIDMFLDEESASLAMLADFIGKPIYLQVETAYTQEQFDVVLV; via the coding sequence ATGAAAGAGCAGATCCTCGTCAACATCACCCCGCAGGAGACCCGCGTCGCCACCGTCGAGGACGGGGTGGTGCAGGACATCCACATCGAGCGCGCCAGCCAGCGCGGTCTGGTCGGGAACATCTACCTCGGCATCGTCAAGCGCGTGCTGCCCGGCATGCAGAGCGCATTCATCGAGATCGGGCTGGAGCGGGCTGCCTTCCTGCACATCGCCGACGTGATCGAGCAGCGCCAGCACCCGAACGAGGCGCAGCGCATCGAGAAGATCGTGCACGAGGGCCAGCCGGTGTTGGTGCAGGTGATCAAGGATCCGATCGGCACCAAGGGCGCGCGTCTCTCCACCCAGATCAGCATCGCCGGGCGCTTCCTGGTGTTCCTGCCACAGGAACACCACATCGGCGTGTCGCAGCGGATCGAGAACGGTGAGGAACGCGAGCATCTGCGCGAGCGGCTGGAGAAGCTGCTGCCGCAAGACCACCATGGCTACATCATCCGCACTAGCGCCGACCATGCGGCCGATGGCGAGTTGCGCGCCGACATCGACTACCTCGACCTGATCTGGGCGGACATCCGGCAGAAGTCGCAGATCCAGCCGGCCAAGTCGCTGCTGTTCCAGGATCTGTCGCTGCAACTGCGGGTGCTGCGCGATATGGTGAGCGAGCAGACCGACGACGTACTGGTCGATTCGCGCGAGAACTTCCAGCGCATGACCGAGTTCGCAACGAGCTTCGTGCCGGACGTGCTGCCTCGCATCCAGCACTACGGCGGTGAGCGGCCGCTGTTCGAGCTCTATGGCGTAGAGGCCGAGATCGAGCGTGCGCTGTCGCGCCGGGTCAATCTCAAGTTCGGTGGCTATCTGATCATCGACCAGACCGAAGCGATGACCACCATCGACGTGAACACCGGTGGCTTCGTCGGCACGCGCAACTTCGACGACACCATTTTCAAGACCAACCTCGAAGCCACCCACGTGATCGCGCGCCAGCTGCGGCTACGCAACCTGGGCGGCATCATCATCGTCGACTTCATCGACATGGACAACGACGAGCATCGCCGCGCAGTGCTCGACGAGCTGCAGAAGGCACTGTCGCGTGACCGCACCAAGGTCACGGTGTCCGATTTCACCAGCCTGGGCCTAGTCGAGATCACCCGCAAGCGCACCCGCGAATCGCTGGCCCATGTGCTGTGCCAGCCCTGCCCCACCTGCCAGGGGCGTGGCGAGATCAAGACCGCCGAGACCATCTGCTACGACATCCTGCGCGAGATCATGCGCGAAGCGCGGCAGTTCAACGCCCGCGAATACCGCATCCTGGCGTCGCAGAACGTGATCGACATGTTCCTCGACGAGGAATCGGCCAGCCTCGCCATGCTGGCCGACTTCATCGGCAAGCCGATCTACCTGCAGGTGGAAACGGCCTATACGCAAGAGCAGTTCGATGTGGTGCTGGTGTGA
- a CDS encoding homoserine kinase, whose amino-acid sequence MSVFTTVTAEDLQPFLARYSIGALVELKGIAAGVTNTNYFVTTTHGRYVLTLFETLHAHELPFYVNLLAHLAHHGIAVAAPIANLNDAYIDTLNGKPTLLVTCVPGVVVDTPTAAQCASVGEMLAQMHRAGTSYQGRMHNPRGPQWWADTAALVYDQMAPHDAQLLRDQLALQSRHRFDHLPLGVVHADLFRDNVLMDGDAVGGFIDFYYACNDVLLYDVAITLNDWCVQPDGDIDAARARALLAAYQTVRPFTAEEKAGWPIMLRAAAIRFWTSRLIDFYRPAAGEMTFAKDPGHFQRVLAHHVARSDFWL is encoded by the coding sequence ATGTCCGTCTTTACCACTGTCACCGCCGAAGACCTGCAGCCCTTTCTCGCGCGCTATTCGATCGGCGCCTTGGTCGAGCTCAAGGGCATTGCCGCTGGGGTGACCAATACCAACTATTTCGTCACCACCACGCATGGCCGCTACGTGCTGACGCTGTTCGAGACGCTGCATGCGCACGAGCTGCCGTTCTACGTGAACCTGCTGGCGCACCTGGCCCATCACGGCATCGCGGTGGCCGCGCCGATCGCCAACCTGAACGATGCCTATATCGACACTCTGAACGGCAAGCCGACGCTGCTCGTCACCTGCGTGCCGGGTGTGGTGGTCGATACCCCCACTGCGGCGCAATGCGCGAGCGTGGGCGAGATGCTGGCACAGATGCACCGTGCCGGCACCAGCTACCAAGGCCGCATGCACAACCCACGCGGTCCGCAGTGGTGGGCCGACACCGCCGCACTGGTCTACGACCAGATGGCGCCGCACGATGCGCAGCTGCTGCGCGACCAGCTGGCGCTGCAATCGCGCCACCGCTTCGATCATCTGCCGCTGGGCGTGGTCCATGCCGACCTGTTCCGTGACAACGTGTTGATGGATGGGGATGCGGTCGGTGGCTTCATCGACTTCTACTACGCCTGCAACGACGTGCTGCTGTACGACGTGGCGATCACGCTGAACGACTGGTGTGTGCAGCCCGATGGCGATATCGACGCGGCCCGTGCCCGTGCGCTGCTGGCTGCCTACCAGACCGTGCGGCCGTTCACCGCCGAGGAAAAGGCCGGCTGGCCGATCATGCTGCGTGCCGCCGCGATCCGCTTCTGGACCTCGCGCCTGATCGACTTCTACCGCCCCGCAGCCGGCGAAATGACCTTCGCCAAGGATCCCGGCCACTTCCAGCGCGTGCTGGCGCACCACGTCGCCCGCAGCGATTTCTGGCTGTAG
- a CDS encoding M14 family metallopeptidase: MVTISSNFDSGAITVLDASDAADVRLALRPDNASAFAQWFHFRASGVRGVACRYVIENIEDSAYIGGWDGYAVRASYDRLHWLTVPTRIEQGQLVFEQLPQADTVWYAYFEPYSWERHLALLGRAQGSPLCRLTRLGATLDGRDLDLLTIGTPGEGKRNIWVIARQHPGESMAEWFAEGLVDALLDPDHGPARALLERAAFHIVPNMNPDGSVRGNLRTNAVGANLNREWAEPSEARSPEVLLVRQAMQRIGVDAFLDAHGDETIPHNFVAGCEGNPSFSAHQRALQEAFKAAWLAASPDFQVEYGYEDHQFGPEQLTLATNWVGDAFDCLAFTIEMPFKDTASRPRPETGWNGERSRQLGASVLLPLLAVADRLR, encoded by the coding sequence ATGGTCACGATATCCAGCAACTTCGATTCCGGCGCCATCACGGTGCTTGATGCCAGCGACGCGGCGGACGTGCGCCTTGCCTTGCGGCCGGACAACGCATCCGCCTTCGCGCAGTGGTTCCACTTTCGCGCCAGCGGCGTGCGCGGTGTGGCCTGCCGTTATGTGATCGAGAACATCGAGGATTCGGCGTACATCGGTGGCTGGGACGGCTACGCGGTGCGGGCGAGCTACGACCGCCTGCACTGGCTCACCGTGCCGACCCGAATTGAGCAGGGCCAACTGGTGTTCGAGCAGCTGCCGCAGGCCGATACCGTCTGGTACGCCTATTTCGAGCCGTATTCATGGGAGCGCCACCTGGCGTTGCTCGGCCGCGCACAGGGTTCGCCGCTGTGCCGGCTCACGCGGCTGGGCGCGACGCTGGATGGGCGCGATCTTGATCTGCTGACCATAGGCACGCCCGGCGAGGGCAAGCGCAACATCTGGGTGATCGCACGCCAGCACCCCGGCGAGAGCATGGCCGAATGGTTTGCCGAAGGGCTGGTCGATGCGCTGCTCGACCCGGATCACGGGCCAGCGCGTGCGCTGCTGGAGCGGGCCGCGTTCCATATTGTGCCGAACATGAATCCGGATGGCAGTGTGCGCGGCAATTTGCGCACCAATGCGGTGGGTGCCAACCTCAATCGCGAGTGGGCCGAGCCAAGCGAGGCGCGCAGCCCGGAAGTGCTGCTGGTGCGGCAGGCGATGCAGCGCATTGGTGTCGATGCCTTCCTTGATGCGCATGGCGACGAGACCATTCCGCACAATTTCGTGGCTGGTTGCGAGGGCAACCCTTCGTTCTCGGCGCACCAGCGTGCGCTGCAGGAGGCGTTCAAGGCGGCGTGGCTCGCAGCCAGCCCAGACTTCCAGGTGGAGTACGGCTACGAGGACCATCAGTTCGGCCCCGAGCAGCTGACGCTGGCCACCAACTGGGTGGGCGATGCCTTCGATTGTCTCGCCTTCACCATCGAAATGCCGTTCAAGGACACCGCGAGCCGTCCGCGCCCGGAAACGGGCTGGAATGGCGAACGCAGCCGGCAACTGGGCGCGTCGGTACTGCTGCCCTTGCTGGCGGTAGCGGATCGGTTGCGCTGA